From the genome of Leishmania infantum JPCM5 genome chromosome 34, one region includes:
- a CDS encoding putative serine/threonine-protein phosphatase PP1: protein MASSTSPSSSTVPQTLIEKLLTVRGASAQRQVLIKEEDIRVVLETVREIFITQPMLLEIRPPVRVCGDTHGQYYDLLRIYEKCGFPPYSNYLFLGDYVDRGKHSVETIVLQFCYKIVYPENFFLLRGNHECASINKMYGFFDDVKRRYNIKLFKAFTDVFNTMPVCCVISEKIICMHGGLSPDLTDLTAINEILRPCDVPDRGILCDLLWADPENEVRGFLESDRGVSYLFGEDIVNDFLDMVDMDLIVRAHQVVQRGYGFFASRQLVTVFSAPNYCGEFDNDAAVMTIDDKLQCSFLIIPAAK from the coding sequence CGCAGACGCTAATAGAGAAACTGCTGACGGTGCGTGGTGCCTCCGCACAACGCCAGGTGCTCATCAAGGAGGAGGATATACGCGTGGTGTTGGAGACTGTCCGAGAGATTTTTATAACGCAGCCAATGCTCCTCGAGATCCGCccgcctgtgcgcgtgtgtggcgacACGCACGGACAGTACTAcgacctgctgcgcatctACGAGAAGTGCGGCTTCCCCCCATACTCGAACTACCTGTTCCTCGGCGACTACGTTGACCGCGGCAAGCACAGCGTCGAGACGATCGTCCTGCAGTTCTGCTACAAGATTGTGTACCCCGAGAACTTCTTTCTTCTGCGCGGCAACCACGAGTGCGCTAGCATCAACAAGATGTACGGGTTTTTCGATGATGTGAAGCGGCGGTATAACATCAAGCTGTTCAAGGCGTTCACGGACGTGTTCAACACGATGCCCGTGTGCTGCGTGATTAGCGAGAAGATCATCTGCATGCACGGTGGCCTTAGTCCTGACCTGACCGATCTTACCGCCATTAACGAGATTCTTCGTCCGTGCGACGTGCCTGATCGCGGCATCCTGTGCGATCTGCTGTGGGCCGATCCAGAAAACGAAGTTCGCGGCTTCCTGGAGAGCGACCGCGGCGTGAGCTACCTGTTCGGCGAGGACATTGTGAACGACTTCCTGGATATGGTGGACATGGACCTGattgtgcgcgcgcatcaAGTTGTGCAACGTGGCTACGGGTTCTTTGCGAGCCGTCAGCTTGTGACCGTGTTCTCTGCGCCGAACTACTGCGGTGAGTTCGACAACGACGCTGCCGTGATGACCATCGACGACAAGCTGCAGTGCTCCTTCCTCATCATTCCGGCTGCCAAGTAG
- a CDS encoding putative serine/threonine-protein phosphatase PP1, producing MSESVFPLVQSIVEKMLTGGDNRFQRQILIKEEEIRAVLRAVREVFMSQPMLLEIRPPVRVCGDTHGQYYDLLRIYEKCGFPPYSNYLFLGDYVDRGKHSVETIVLQFCYKIVYPENFFLLRGNHECASINKMYGFFDDVKRRYNIKLFKAFTDVFNTMPVCCVISEKIICMHGGLSPDLTSVASVMDIERPCDVPDRGILCDLLWADPEDDVQGFLESDRGVSYLFGEDIVNDFLDMVDMDLIVRAHQVMERGYGFFASRQLVTVFSAPNYCGEFDNDAAVMNIDDKLQCSFLIIPASR from the coding sequence ATGAGCGAATCCGTGTTTCCCCTGGTACAGAGTATCGTGGAGAAGATGCTCACCGGCGGCGACAATCGCTTCCAGCGCCAAATCCTCATCAAGGAAGAGGAGATccgcgctgtgctgcgcgccgttcGAGAGGTGTTCATGTCGCAGCCAATGCTGCTCGAGATCCGCccgcctgtgcgcgtgtgtggcgacACGCACGGACAGTACTAcgacctgctgcgcatctACGAGAAGTGCGGCTTCCCCCCATACTCGAACTACCTGTTCCTCGGCGACTACGTTGACCGCGGCAAGCACAGCGTCGAGACGATCGTCCTGCAGTTCTGCTACAAGATTGTGTACCCCGAGAACTTCTTTCTTCTGCGCGGCAACCACGAGTGCGCTAGCATCAACAAGATGTACGGGTTTTTCGATGATGTGAAGCGGCGGTATAACATCAAGCTGTTCAAGGCGTTCACGGACGTGTTCAACACGATGCCCGTGTGCTGCGTGATTAGCGAGAAGATCATCTGCATGCACGGTGGCCTTAGCCCTGACCTGACCTCTGTAGCGTCCGTTATGGACATCGAGCGTCCGTGCGACGTGCCTGATCGCGGCATCCTGTGCGATCTGCTGTGGGCGGACCCGGAGGATGACGTGCAGGGCTTCCTGGAGAGCGACCGCGGCGTGAGCTACCTGTTCGGCGAGGACATTGTGAACGACTTCCTGGACATGGTGGACATGGACCTgattgtgcgcgcgcaccagGTGATGGAGCGCGGCTACGGGTTCTTTGCGAGCCGTCAGCTTGTGACCGTGTTCTCTGCGCCGAACTACTGCGGTGAGTTCGACAACGACGCTGCCGTGATGAACATCGACGACAAGCTGCAGTGCTCCTTCCTCATCATTCCCGCATCCCGTTAG